In Massilia forsythiae, one DNA window encodes the following:
- the groES gene encoding co-chaperone GroES: MNLRPLHDRVIVKRLDQETKTASGLIIPDAAAEKPDQGEILAVGNGKVQDNGQVRALEVKVGDRVLFGKYSGQSVKVNGEELLVMREEDIMAVVAL, translated from the coding sequence ATGAACCTTCGCCCACTGCACGATCGCGTGATCGTCAAGCGTCTCGACCAGGAAACCAAGACCGCGTCCGGCCTGATCATCCCCGATGCAGCAGCCGAGAAACCGGACCAGGGCGAGATCCTCGCCGTGGGCAACGGCAAAGTGCAGGACAACGGCCAGGTGCGCGCGCTGGAAGTGAAAGTCGGCGACCGCGTTCTGTTCGGCAAGTACTCAGGCCAGTCGGTCAAGGTCAACGGCGAAGAACTGCTGGTCATGCGCGAAGAAGACATCATGGCCGTCGTGGCCCTGTGA